The Agromyces atrinae genome window below encodes:
- the truB gene encoding tRNA pseudouridine(55) synthase TruB, with protein sequence MTRGILLIDKPGGLTSHDVVARVRRAAGTRKVGHAGTLDPMATGLLVLGLGSATRLLHYIVGLDKEYTATIRLGSATTTDDAEGEITETATIAAIDAVSDDAIASGIGALTGEIEQVPSTVSAIKVNGKRAYALAREGEEVTLSSRRVTVSAFDVLDQRREGAHIDLDVRVECTTGTYIRALARDLGAGLGVGGHLTALRRSRIGAFDVADASTLDDLDVAAALLHPAAAADLTLDTLSVSADDARDIGHGKRIARPDDIAGGILAAIDPAGELIAILETRKDTLKVVTGFPQEGPAS encoded by the coding sequence GTGACCCGCGGCATCCTCCTCATCGACAAGCCCGGCGGACTCACGAGTCACGACGTCGTCGCGCGCGTGCGACGAGCGGCCGGCACACGCAAGGTCGGTCACGCCGGCACCCTCGACCCCATGGCGACGGGCCTCCTCGTGCTCGGCCTCGGCTCGGCCACCCGGCTCCTGCACTACATCGTCGGTCTCGACAAGGAGTACACCGCGACGATCCGACTCGGCAGCGCGACGACGACGGATGACGCGGAGGGCGAGATCACCGAGACCGCCACGATCGCCGCGATCGACGCCGTGTCCGATGACGCCATCGCCTCCGGCATCGGAGCGCTGACGGGGGAGATCGAACAGGTCCCGAGCACGGTGAGTGCCATCAAGGTCAACGGCAAGCGTGCGTATGCGCTCGCCCGCGAGGGCGAAGAGGTGACGCTCTCGTCTCGGCGCGTGACCGTCTCGGCCTTCGACGTGCTCGACCAGCGTCGCGAGGGTGCGCACATCGACCTCGACGTGCGCGTCGAATGCACGACGGGCACGTACATCAGGGCGCTCGCTCGCGACCTCGGGGCGGGACTCGGGGTCGGCGGTCACCTCACCGCCCTCCGACGCTCGCGAATCGGCGCGTTCGACGTCGCCGACGCGTCGACGCTCGACGATCTCGACGTCGCCGCCGCGCTCCTGCACCCCGCCGCGGCCGCCGACCTCACCCTCGACACGCTCTCGGTCTCGGCCGACGACGCTCGCGACATCGGTCACGGCAAGCGCATCGCCCGCCCCGACGACATCGCCGGCGGCATCCTCGCGGCGATCGACCCCGCGGGCGAACTCATCGCGATTCTCGAGACGCGGAAAGACACGCTGAAGGTCGTCACCGGCTTCCCGCAGGAGGGACCCGCATCGTGA
- a CDS encoding ketopantoate reductase family protein, which produces MRIAIIGAGALGGTFAALLSRDGHDVTVTARGAGLEAIRDRGLRLTGGYGDVTAVVDARTTLAETPDLALVCTKAHDARDAIAANAAHLDGIPVVVVQNGLAGVEAAEELLPGSECFGALSIIAANYTEPGLVRVTTTAATYLGRGEGDVDDATRALAEVLGRAVPVVPIANFRGAQWTKLVVNMLNALPAATGLTVQETIADPRTRRILTALMRETVRVGIARGIRFGSIQGLSDGRLRFFAALPLALGQLLPRSMGVRMGAVPNLGSTLQSITRGQATEVDFLNGAVVGEAARAGVEAPVNAALTALVHEVETSGRFHSIDAVVAAVGALGRRQQ; this is translated from the coding sequence ATGAGGATCGCGATCATCGGCGCCGGAGCGCTCGGGGGCACCTTCGCGGCGCTGCTCTCCCGCGACGGCCACGACGTCACGGTGACCGCGCGAGGTGCTGGGCTCGAGGCGATCCGCGATCGAGGACTCCGTCTCACGGGCGGCTACGGCGACGTGACCGCCGTCGTCGACGCGCGGACGACGCTCGCCGAGACCCCCGACCTCGCGCTCGTCTGCACGAAGGCTCACGACGCTCGCGATGCGATCGCGGCGAATGCGGCGCATCTCGACGGCATCCCCGTCGTCGTCGTGCAGAACGGCCTCGCGGGCGTCGAGGCCGCCGAGGAACTCCTGCCCGGCTCCGAGTGCTTCGGCGCCCTCTCGATCATCGCCGCGAACTACACCGAGCCCGGTCTCGTGCGCGTGACGACGACCGCCGCGACCTATCTCGGGCGCGGTGAGGGCGACGTCGACGACGCGACACGGGCCCTCGCCGAGGTTCTGGGTCGCGCCGTGCCCGTCGTGCCGATCGCGAACTTCCGCGGCGCGCAGTGGACGAAGCTCGTCGTCAACATGCTGAACGCGCTGCCCGCCGCGACGGGACTGACCGTGCAGGAGACGATCGCCGATCCGCGCACGCGACGCATCCTCACGGCGCTCATGCGCGAGACCGTCCGCGTGGGCATCGCCCGCGGCATCCGTTTCGGGTCGATCCAGGGCCTGAGCGACGGTCGCCTCCGCTTCTTCGCCGCGCTTCCCCTCGCCCTCGGTCAGCTGCTCCCCCGCTCGATGGGGGTGCGGATGGGCGCCGTGCCGAACCTCGGGTCGACGCTGCAGAGCATCACGCGCGGCCAGGCGACCGAGGTCGACTTCCTGAACGGCGCGGTCGTCGGCGAAGCCGCGCGCGCGGGTGTCGAGGCCCCCGTGAACGCTGCGCTCACGGCGCTCGTGCACGAGGTCGAGACGTCCGGCCGCTTCCACTCGATCGATGCCGTCGTCGCCGCCGTCGGCGCCCTCGGACGACGTCAGCAGTAG